A stretch of the Glycine soja cultivar W05 chromosome 13, ASM419377v2, whole genome shotgun sequence genome encodes the following:
- the LOC114382046 gene encoding auxin-responsive protein SAUR32-like: protein MTLGTFVGKIERGVSHFVHRRPSLNYLSEATTTSVVPDDVREGYFAVLATKGGESKRFVVGLHYLTDPGFLGLLDQAEEEFGFRQKGALAIPCQPQELQKILDGCRM, encoded by the coding sequence ATGACACTTGGGACTTTTGTTGGGAAGATAGAAAGGGGTGTTTCACACTTTGTTCACAGAAGGCCTTCACTGAACTACTTGAGTGAAGCCACAACCACAAGTGTGGTGCCAGATGATGTTAGGGAAGGATATTTTGCTGTTCTTGCAACAAAGGGTGGAGAATCCAAAAGGTTCGTTGTTGGCTTACATTACTTGACTGATCCTGGTTTCTTGGGACTGCTAGATCAAGCTGAGGAAGAGTTTGGTTTCAGGCAAAAGGGAGCTCTTGCAATCCCTTGTCAGCCACAAGAGTTACAGAAAATTCTAGATGGTTGCAGAATGTAA
- the LOC114380790 gene encoding uncharacterized protein LOC114380790 has product MTCPNNVINHERNVCMARATSKRARFSHGQEISWMFLHHLNINSQSLPKDTQSQTLQTLSRRNSHCSVFDFKMIRSFVEKIEKGLSLIVPKKPELSYFNENQVETTTNVVPDDVSKGYFAVVAIKDGEIKRFVVELDYLANPAFLGLLDQAGEEYGFKQQGTLAVPCRPQELQKILDGWRVIPDNIKGAGRDIYFPKFL; this is encoded by the coding sequence ATGACCTGTCCAAATAATGTCATTAATCATGAACGCAATGTATGTATGGCAAGAGCCACAAGCAAGCGTGCAAGGTTCTCACACGGTCAAGAAATTTCGTGGATGTTTCTTCATCATCTCAATATAAATAGCCAATCTCTACCCAAAGACACCCAATCTCAAACTTTGCAAACTTTATCACGAAGAAATTCGCATTGTTCAGTCTTCGATTTCAAGATGATTAGGTCTTTTGTTGAGAAGATTGAAAAGGGTCTCTCACTAATTGTGCCCAAAAAGCCTGAACTCAGCTACTTCAATGAAAATCAAGTGGAAACCACAACAAATGTTGTGCCAGATGATGTTAGTAAGGGATATTTTGCAGTTGTTGCAATCAAAGATGGAGAAATCAAAAGGTTTGTTGTTGAGTTAGACTACTTGGCAAATCCTGCATTCTTGGGACTGTTGGATCAAGCTGGAGAAGAGTATGGCTTCAAACAGCAGGGAACTCTAGCAGTTCCTTGTCGGCCTCAAGAATTACAGAAAATCTTAGATGGTTGGAGAGTGATACCGGACAACATCAAAGGTGCAGGAAGGGATATTTATTTTCCCAAGTTCCTATGA